The DNA window GCGGCAGAGTGAGGACTTCGCGGCGGCGACGCCCGAGGCGCTGGTGCTGCTCGACGGGTCGAGCTCACCGGCGGGTCTGGAGTCCGGCTGCCGGCACGGTACGGCGTGGTACGTCCGGCGGTTGGGGGTGCATCTGCTGGCCAGGCTGACCGACCGGGCGGACCGTACGGCCGCGCAGTGCCTGGCCGACGCCATCGCCGAGACGGCGGCCCTGCACGGCGCCCGCTGCGACCTGTCCCATCCCAACACCCCGGCGGCCATGGTGGTGGCGGCCCGGCAGCGCGGCGCCGCCCTGGAGTACGCGGTGCTGGGCGACTCGCTGCTGGTGCTCGACCGGGAGGACGGCGAGCCCCGGGTGGTGGGCGACAACCAGCCCTTCCCGGCGGGCGAGGCGCTGCGGCGGCAGGTGTGGGCGACGGCGCCCGGCTCGCCGGAGCGGGCGGCGCTGCACATGCAGTACGCGCTGGCGGTGCGGGCGGTCCGCAACAGCGGGCGCGGCCCATGGGTCGCCGCCGCCCTGCCCCGGGCGGCCGAGCACGCCGAGACGGGCACCGTCCCCCTCACCGGACTGCGCGGCGTGGCCGCCCTGTCCGACGGAGCGAGCCGCTATGTCCAGCGCTACGGGCTGGGCACCTGGGCAGAGGCGATGGCCCTGCTGGCAGACTCCGGCCCAGCCGAACTGCTCGCCCGGGTCCGCGCCGTGGAGTCCTCCGACCCCCAATGCCAACGCTGGCCCCGCGGCAAGCCCCACGACGACGCCACAGCCCTCTACGCCCGCCCCACCTGACCCGAGGGGAGCACCAGGCATGCGCCGGCAGCTCGGCGACTACCTCGCCGGCACCTACCCCTACCTCGGCTGAGCAGCCGACGCCGCGGAGAGCGGGAACCGGGCCCTGCCCCAGAGGTCAGGGGCAGGGCCCGGACCGCCGGCGCACCCGGTCGGCGCTCAGGACGTGGGGATGGTGCCGAGGCGGCCGGCCTGGAAGTCCTCCATGGCCTGCTGGAGTTCGTGGTGGCTGTTCATCACGAACGGGCCGTACCAGGCGACCGGCTCCCGGATCGGTTCGCCGCCGAGCAGGACCACCTCGAAGTTGGCGCTGCGCGAGTCCTGGACCTCGTCCGCACGGATGGTGAGCGAGTCGCCGTCCCCGAAGAGGACGGCCTGTCCCATCCGGAACGGGCGCCGCTCGGCGCCGGCCGAGCCGCTGCCCGCCAGGCCGTAGGCCAGGGCGTTGAAGTCGGACCGCCAGGGCAGGGTGATCTGGGCGCCGGGGTTCACCGACACATGGATCATGGTGATCGGCGTGTGGGTGACGCCGGGGCCCTGGTGGCCGCCGACCTCGCCG is part of the Peterkaempfera bronchialis genome and encodes:
- a CDS encoding protein phosphatase 2C domain-containing protein, which translates into the protein MHVELAGEPQQPGRQSEDFAAATPEALVLLDGSSSPAGLESGCRHGTAWYVRRLGVHLLARLTDRADRTAAQCLADAIAETAALHGARCDLSHPNTPAAMVVAARQRGAALEYAVLGDSLLVLDREDGEPRVVGDNQPFPAGEALRRQVWATAPGSPERAALHMQYALAVRAVRNSGRGPWVAAALPRAAEHAETGTVPLTGLRGVAALSDGASRYVQRYGLGTWAEAMALLADSGPAELLARVRAVESSDPQCQRWPRGKPHDDATALYARPT